The sequence below is a genomic window from Candidatus Coatesbacteria bacterium.
CGACGCCGTCGGCGCCGGGGTCGGCGAGCTGTGCTACATCGCCCGCGGCTCCTCCGCCCGCCAGACCGAGACCACCCGCAACCGCCCCGTCGACGCCGTCATCTGCGGCATCGTCGACGCCGTCGAGAGCGACGGCCGCGTCGTCTATCGCAAGCACGGCGCGCCCGATCCCGCCTCCGGCTCGAAGGGCGACGAGTAGTGCAGCGCGGCCGGATCATCGGCAGCCTGTGGGCCGACCGCCATCTGCCCGCCTACGACGGCCTGCGCCTGGCCCTGGTGAGCCGCCGGGGCCCCGACGGCCGCCTCAACGCCCGACCCGAAGTCGCCGTCGAGGTCGTCGAGGCCGGCCGCGGCGCCGAGGTCCTCCTGGCCGACGGCCGCGAGGCCGCCCTCGCCTTGCCCGCCGGACAACGCTTCATCCCCTGCGATCTCGCCGTCGTCGGCGTCCTCGACAACCAGGACTGGGAGCCCGAGGAGTCCCCATGATCCTGGCCCGCGTCGTCGGCAGCGTCCACTGCTCGCTCAAGCACCCCGCCCTGGGCGGTTACCGCCTGCTGCGGGTCATACCGCAATCCGACGACGACGGGAAGGGCGCCGAGCTGATCGCCGTCGACACCGTCGGCGCCGGACCCGGTGATCTGATCCTGGTGCAGAGCGAGGGCAACTCCGCCCGCCAGCTCCTCGGCCGCGAGGACATCCCCACCCGGCAGGTGATCGTGGGCGTGGTGGACAGCGTCTGGCGCTCTACCGATAACTAGGGCTGCGGCGAGACCTTTGAAAACCAATTCCGGGGTTAATGAGAAAACGCACCCGGCGCTGGCACGGTTTTTGCGGCGTTGCTAACCCGCCAGCAGTTCATCAAGGTCGCAGACCTGCAAAAACCGTGCCAGCGCCCGTGCCGACGAGGCCAGTGGGTTGAGTATTCATTCAACTGGTTTTCAAAGGTCTCGCCGCGACGATCCGCGCTTCTGCCTGGTTAGCTCCCTGCCAACAAACTCATCTATCAGTTGACCAGTAACGAGAATAGCCTCGGCAAGCTTATCAGCAGCTCCGACCCCCGGCCCTGGGTCGAGGCCGACAACATCCCCTGGGACGAGCCCGAGTTCTCCCGGCGCATCCTCGCCGAGCACCTCTCCCAGGACCACGACCAGGCCAGCCGCCGCCTCGAGACCCTCGAGCGCCACGTGGACTGGATCCACAGTCACCTGCTCGCGGGTCGGGCGACCCGCATCCTCGACCTGGGCTGCGGACCGGGGCTCTACGCCGAGCGCCTGGCCATCCTCGGCCACCGGGTCCACGGGATCGACTTCGGCCCGGCGTCCATCGAGTACGCCAAAAACAAGGCCGAGACCCTGGACCTGGACTGCGACTACGTCCCGGGCGACCTGCGAACCACGGACTACGGCTCCGGCTACGGCCTGGCGATGCAGGTCTACGGCGAGCTGAACGTCTTCCGCCCGGCGGACCTGTCCCTGATCCTGGACAAGGCCGTCGCCGCCGTCGAGCCCGGCGGCTACGTCCTCTTCGAGCTGACCGACCCCGAGCTGCTCATCGAACTCGGCACGAAGGAAGACACCTGGTACAAGAGTACGGACGGGGTCTTCGCCGACGGACCACACCTGGTGCTGACCGAGCGCTTCTACGACGAAGCCGCTCGAGTGACCACCCTGCGCTACATCGTCATCGACGCCCGCACCGGTGAACCGAGCGTCTACGGTCAAAGCCTGGCCGTTATCCACCCGGCGCAGATCGGCGCCCTGCTGCTCGAGCGCGGCCTCGGGGAGTTCACCGTCTACGACGGCCTGGGCGGACCCGCCGTGCATCACGACGCCGAGCTGAACCACGAGCAGTACGCCGTCAGCGCGCGCAAACCCAGCGGGTAGGCGGCGGCGCGATTATTGCCCGCCGGGGACGCACGGGCGGAGGTGACTGGCGGGGCTGCAATAATCGTGACGCCGCCGGCGGGGACGCGATAACCGGAGAGTTGAATGGTCGAGGAGTTCCAGGTTCGGCTGCCGGTCTACGAGGGACCGATGGACCTCCTGCTGGAGCTGGTCCAGCGCCAGGAGGTCGAGCTGGCCCGCGTCGACGTGGCCCGGGTCTGCGGCGAGTTCCTCGAGTACGTCGAGCAGGCTGAGGAGTTGGAGCTCAACCTGGCCGGCGAGTTTCTCGTCCTGGCGGCGACCCTGGTCCAGCTGAAAACCCGCCTGCTCTTCCCCGCGGACGCGGAGGACGCCGAGGCCGAGACCCAGGCGGCGGAGCTGTTGCGCCACATCGCCGAGTATAAGCTCTACAAGGAGCTGGCCGACAATCTCGGTGCCATCGAGGCCGCCCAGCTCGAGCTCTTTCCCCGCGGGGTGACGCCGGAGTTCCGCAAGCCGCGGCCCGCGCTGGCCCGGGAGTTTGACATCGGCGACCTGGCCCGGGCCTTCGGCCGGTTGATGCCCCGGGAGATGGACGGCGGCTTCCTGGCCAAGGAGCGGGTTTCGATCGGCGAGCGGATGGCCGAGATCGAGGGGCTGCTGGGGGAGCGCCGACGGCTGAGCCTGGCCGAGCTGGTCGGCGACCGGCGCCGGCGCGACCTCGCCGTGGTAACCTTCCTGGCCCTGCTCGAGCTGGTCAAGCTCAAGCGTATCCGCCTGGCCCAGGCCGAGCCCTACCTCTCGCTGTGGATCACCGAGGCCGACGAGCGATGAACGTTGAAAACGACCAGGGACGCGCCCTGCCCGAGGAGCTGCTGGCGGCCCTCGAGGCGGTGCTGTTCGCCGCCGACGAGCCCCTGCCCGTCCGGCGCCTGGTGCGGGCCCTGGAGCGCTACCTGCGCCGGGACGTCGAGGCCGGCCTGCGCGAGCTCCAGCGGCGCTGCCACCACGATGAACGCGGCGTGGAGCTTCTCGAACTCGGCGGCGGCTGGCAACTGTTCAGCAAGCGCCCCTTCGTCCGGGCCATCGAACGCGCCCTGACCGGTCGCACCCGCAGCAAGGCCCGGCTCTCCAACGCCGCCCTGGAGACCCTGGCCATCGTGGCCTACCGTCAGCCGGTCACCCGGGGTGAGATCGAGTCCATCCGCGGCGTCGACTGCTCGGGCACCCTGGCCAGCTTGAGCGAGCACGGACTGATCGAGGTCGTCGGCCGGGCCGACAGCGCCGGGCGGCCCAACCTCTACGGTACCACCGAGGATTTCCTCAACTACTTCGGCCTGCGCCACCTGGGCGAGCTGCCGCCGCCGGAGCAGGAGCTGCTGGAGCTGGAGGGCGACGAGCGCGTCGTGCTGGCCATCGACGGCCCGGCGGGTTCGGGCAAATCGACGGTGGCCCGGCTGGCCGCCACCCGTCTGGACTTGGTCTACATCGACACCGGCGCCTTCTACCGGGCGCTGACCTGGGCGGCCCTGGAGCGCGGCATCGATCTCGACGATCCGGCGGCCCTGGTCGAACTGGCCCGCGAGGCCCGCCTCGAACTGGGTGTCGAGGACGGCGTGGCCCGGCTCAAGCTCGACGGCAAGGCCGTCGGCGCCGAGATCCGCACCCCCCGGGTCACCACGACGATCAAGCAGCTGGCCGACCTGCCGCCGATCCGCGATCTCGTCAACAGCCGCATCCGCCAACTGGCCGCCGGTCTCTCCCGGGGCGTGGTGGCCGAGGGCCGCGACATCGGCAGCCTGCTGTTCCCGGACACGCCGTACAAGATCTACCTGACGGCCTCGGTGGGCGAGCGCGCCCGTCGACGCCTCGAGGATCACAAGGCCCGCGGCGAGGCGGTCAGCCTGCCCGAACTTGAGCAACAGATTATCGACCGCGACCGCGCCGACACCACCCGGGATTACGGCGCTCTGCGCGAGCTGCCCGAGGCCGCCCGCATCGATACCACGGGGCTGAACATCCAGGAGGTCGTCGAGGCCGTCGTCGCCGTAGTCGAGGAGCGCCGCGCTGCGACGGAGCAAGCCGCAGACGAGGCCGACGCCGACGAACCCGCCCCGGACGACGCCAGCGCTTAATGCCACTGGGGGACAACCAAAGGAGCAACCGATGAAACGCCTGTTACTGTCGATCATCCTCATCCTGGCCCTGTTGGCCTTCGCCGGCTGCGAGGAGGAGAGCGAAGAAAACGAAGAAACCGTTGAGACCGAGGAAACGGCCGACAGCACCGGGGATGGTGAAGAAACCGCAGCCGCCGGGGAGGCGGAGTACGAGTTCGCCATCACCGAGGTCGAGCCGATGTACGCTCTGGTCCAGCAGCAGCAGGGGCCCTACGAGCAGTACCCGGAGATCCTCGAAGAGCTCATCCCCGTCATCGAAGAGGCCGGGATCGAACTGACCGGCGCGCCCTTCGGCATCTATTTCGACGATCCCGCCCAGACCAAGCCCGAGGAGCTGCGCTGGGTCGTCGGCTTTCCCGTCGCCGAGGAGGTCGCGGCCCCCGAGGGCCTCGAAGCCAAGGAGTACGACGGCGGCCAGGTCGCCCTGACCACCGTCTACGGCGAGCCGAACTGGGAAGAAACCACCGTCTACGAAGACCTTTACACCTTCATCGCCGAGCAGGGCCTGATCCCCGCCGGACCGATGGTCGAGGTCTACCGCTGGGAGACCGAGAAGCCGGAGGATTACGAGACCGACATCTTCGTCTTCGTTTCCAAGCCCTACCCGGTCGGCATCGAAGAAGAGCCGCCCGCCGAGGGTGACCAGTAACCGTCGCTGCCGAAGACCGCCGGCGGTTGTATCAAACGGGGTTACAAGGAGGGAAGATGCATAAGCTGCTGCTGCCGGCGGTCCTATTGCTGACCGTCGCGGCGGTTGCCGATGTGGCGCCGCTGGAGTATGCTTACGAATATGATTTCACGGTTACCGAAGTGGGATCGATTTACGCCCTGGTCAACTACCACAGCGGTCCCCACGAAGAGTTCGGTCCGCGGCTGGAAGAGGCCCTGGCGGCCCTCGAGGGCGGTGATATCGAGCTGATCGGCGCACCCTTCGGCGTCTACCTGGACGATCCGTCGACTGCGCCGGCCGACGAGCTGCACTGGCTGATCGGCCTGCCCGTCGTACCGGGAACCCCGGCACCGGCAGCCTTCGACGAGTCCCGGGAGCTCGAGGGCGGCACCATCGTCACCACCACCCTCTACGGTGAGCTGGACTTCGAGAACCTCGACGTCTACGACGAACTGTACCGCTATATCGCCGAGAACGGTTATGAGGTCGCCGGTCCCCTCGTCGAGATCTACGACTGGCATCCCGCCCGCGACCCGGAGGGCTGGGCGACGGACTTCTTTGTTTTCATCGAAACGCCGGAAGACTAGAACGCCGCGATCCCGCTGTTCCGGTACAGGGCCGTGGCATCATCCAAGCTAGTTGATAACTATTCCAATCACCAGTTCCGAAGGAGTCGCATCATTGATGAGCCACCGGTCTCGGACTCATGAGATGGAGGCTAGCCATGCGGGTGGAGTTCAAGCAGTGGCAACCCCGAACCGTGTTGGTCTATGATTCCAGCGGTGATTACGCAACTTTTCCCCACGCCCTGGGCGAGGTCCTGAGCCTGATCGCTGAAGCGGACATTCCGCCGGTGGGACCACCCCTGGGTTGCTACCCATTCAATGACACCGCCAAGCCCACCGAACAGCGCTTCAGGGTTATGCTGCCCGTAGCTGAACCGATCGAACCGCCCATACCCCTTTACAAGGAGCGGTTGCCCGGGGGGGCTGGTGGCCAGTCTGTCGTGCGGGCCCGGCGAAGGCCCCCTCGAGGGCGATTACGAGCTGCTTTGCGAACTGATCAGGGGCAGCGGACGCCGCGTTGTCGGCCCCGTGTACGAGATCTACCGCCCGACCCCCGACAACCCCGACGACCACTGCACCGAAATCTGCCTGTGCTGCGAAGACGTCGCCCCCCGAAAGTGAGGGTTCATGGACCGCCTGATGTTGATCATCATTGTGTTGCTGGCGGCGCTGCCGCTGGTCGGTTGCGAGGAAAACCCGCAGAATATCGCCCCTCCGTCCGACCAGCCGCCCCTGGTGGAACCGCCCCCCATCGTTTTGCTGGATCGGGAAGCCGAGTACGTCCTGGCCTGGACCGTCGAGGGCGTTCCGGCGCTGCGTGACGAGGCCCTGACGGCGGCCCGGGAGGTCCTGGCCAACTTCGAGTATCCGGTACCCGAGGGCGCCGACGCCGAGCCGGAGATCGGCCTGGAAACGACGGGCGGTGTACGCTTCGTCTATCCTGCCAATCCGGCCCGGGCGCCGGAGGAGGGCTACTCCTTCAATATCTGCTTCCCCATCGAAGAGGACTCTCCGGTGCCCGAGGGCTTCAAGGTCCGGGAGCTGCCCGGCGGCCGGGCGGCGCGCCTGGTGCAGAACGGCGCGGACGACCCCGACTATGCCGCGCTCTACGACTTCTGCGCCGCCAACGACCTGACCGCCGGCGAGCTGATCGTCATCCCCGCGACCGGGGAGGACGACGAAGAAACGACCGTCGAGCTGTTCCTGCACGTCGTTGAAGAGGCCGACGACGCCGCACAGACGGCCGATGAGGCCGCGGACGCCTCCGCCGCCGACACCGGCGGGGAGCAGTGAGCTCCCGTCGCGCAAGCCCGGCGCTCGTGCCGGCGGTCCTGCTGTTGATCGCGGGCTGCGGCGACGATCAGCCCGCGGACTTCGTCCCCCCGGCGGGCGAGACCGCCCCCCTGACCGCCGAGCCCGAGGTCACGGTGCGGATGCTCGAACCGGCGACGGTGCTGGTGCTGCCCAAGACCGGCTCCTACGATGTCTTCTGGTCGGCCGTCGAAGAGGCCCGGGGAGTGCTGCGGCGCAACGGCGTCGAGCTGGTCGGCTCGCCGCGCTGCGCCTATTACGATCTGCCCCGGCCCGCGGAGACGCCCCTCGACGAACGCCGCTTCGAGGTCTGGCTGCCGGTGACCGAGAACATGATCCCGCCGCCGGGTTTCCGTATCGACGAGGTTGAGGGCGGCGAGGCCGCCTACATGACCTACAAGGGGCCGATCCGGACCGGTGAACGACCCGACTACGGCGCCCTGTTCGAGCGCGTCCACCAGTTGGGACGCAACCCCGTCGGACCGGTGATCGAGGTCTACCACTGGGAGGCCGGCATCCCCCCCGAGGAATACATGACCGAGATCTTCCTCCGCCTGAGCGAGCCGGTGGAGGCGGCGGCGCAGGAGGAGGCTTCGGCGACGGCCCTGGAGGAGATCAGCGAAGAAAGCGAGGAGACGCCATGACCCGGGTGTTGTTTCTCTGCACGGGCAACTCGGCCCGCAGCCAGATGGCCCAGGCCCTGCTACGCGAGCTGGGCGCAGAGACCTACGAAGTCGACAGCGCCGGCACCCGACCCGCCGAGCGCGTCCATCCCCTGGCCGTCGCCGAGATGGCCGACCGGGGTATCGACATCACCGCCGCCCGACCCCGGCACCTCGACGACCTGCCCGACCTGGACTACGACCTGGTGATCACGGTTTGTGATCGCGCCCGGGAGGAGTGCCCCTATCTCCCCGGCGCCCGGATGCTGCACTGGGGCTTCCCCGATCCGGCGGCCGCCGAAGGCGACGAAGCCGAGCGCCGCCGGGTCTTCAAGCGGGTGGCCGCCGACATCGAGCGCCGCCTGCGCCACTTCCTCGACGAAGCGGGAAACTGAGCCGACACCGATGCGTATCGCCGTAACAGGACCCGACGGACTGCTGGGCAGCGAGTTGATGGACTGCCTGGAAAGCAGCGGCCACCAGGCCCTGCCCCTGGCCGAGGCCGACGTCGACGTCACCGACGCCACCGCCCTCAGGCGCAAACTGGTCGAGCTGAAACCGGAAACGGTCTATCACCTGGCCGCCTACACCCACGTCGATTCCGCCGAGGAGGACGTCGACCGCGTCTTCGCCGTCAACGCCTTCGGCACGTACAATCTCTGCCGGGCCGCCGTCGCCGTCGGCTGCCGGGTGATCTACCTCTCGACGGATTACGTCTTCGACGGACGCACCGAGCGCCCCTACCGGCCCGACGACGAGCCCCGACCGCTCAACGTCTACGGCATGAGCAAGCTGGCCGGTGAGTTCTTCACCCGGGCCTACGCCCCGAGCTGGCAGATCGTGCGCTCCAGCTCCCTCTACGGGCCCCGAGGCGAGGGTTTCCCGGTCAAGCTCTGTCGTCGCGCCGCCGGCGGCACCGAGCTGCGCGTCGTCCGCGACCAGTTCAGCTCGCCGACCTACGCCCCCGAACTGGCCCGGGCCCTGGTCGAACTCGGCCAGCACGCCGACGACGGCATCTACCACCTGACCAACACCGGAGTGGTCAGTTGGTACGACTTCGCCCGCCGCATCGTCGAGCTTCTCGGCCTGCCCAACAGCGTCGTCGGCGTCAGCTCCAGCGAGTTCGCGGCCGCGGCCCGTCGACCCGCCCGCTCCGAACTCGACACCTCGGCCTCCCGGGAGCTGGGCGTCGAGCTGCGGCCCTGGCAAACAGCCCTGGAAGACTACCTGCGCCTTCGCAGCGACCAACTGCGCGAGCTGGCCGCCGGTGGAGGCAAGCAGTGAAGCGACTGCCGGCCTACCAGCTACGGGTCAAGGAGCTGGTCGACGAACGCCTGCTCGAACTCTGCCGCACCGACGACCCCCGACGGGCCAAGCCCCATCGGGCGATGGAGCACACTCTGCGCGCCGGAGGCAAGCGCCTGCGACCCCTGCTGTTCTTCGCCGCCTGCGAGGTCTGCGGCGCCCGGGCCGAAACCTTCCTCGACGCCGCCTGCGCCGTCGAACTCGTCCACACCGCCAGCCTGGTCCTCGACGATCTACCGGCGATGGACGACGCCCGCTTGCGCCGTGGTCATCCAACACTGCATATCGTCTATGACGAGGCCACGGCGATCCTGGCCGCCGTGGCCGAGCTGATGGCCGCCTTCGAGCTCTTGGCCGACTGTCCCGGCCTCAAACGGGGCCGGCTCTCGCGCCGCCTCAGCGCCGAGCTGGCCCTGGCTGTGGGTCGTGACTGGATGATCGCCGGCCAGCAACTCGACCTGGACAGCGTCGGCCGACGGCTGGAGATGGAGGAGCTGGAGTTCATCCACGCCGCCAAAACCGGAGCCCTGTTCATCGCCGGCGCCCGGATGGGCTGCCTCTGCGCCGGGGCCTCCGATCTCGAAATCGACGCCCTGACCGCCTACGCCAAGAACCTCGGCCTGGCCTTCCAAATCGCCGACGACATCCTCGACGTCTCCGCCTCCGTCGACGAGCTGGGCAAGGACGTCGGCAAGGACGCCGACAAGCCGACCTTCGTCCACCTCTTCGGCCTCGAGACCAGCCGCCGGGTGGCCGCCGAGCTCATCGCCACCTCCCGGGGCGCCCTGGCCGCCTTCAAGCGCGACACCACCGTTCTCGACGAACTGGCCGCCTACGTACTGGAGCGACGGCGTTGAGAAAACCGTCGGGAACGCCGCCCCGCCACCGCCCGTATCCCAACTACGACCCCGTGGCGCCGGGAATTGACAAAGGCGGTCTTTCGCGCTATATTGCATTAATAGCTTAGACGAACAACGTCGCCGCCACGGGCGGCCGCGAGGAGGTCCTGTCATGCGTAAACACAGTCCCCTGGTCCTGCTGGTCGCCTTCGGCGCCGCCATGCTGGTCGGTTGCGACCTGTTCACCGTCCCCGACGGCGGCGGCGGCGACGAACCACCCCCCGAGTGGCAGGACCCCACAACTCCGGAAATCCTCATCGAGGACCTCGAGTACACCTACAACGAGGCCGACCACCTCAAGTATGTCGAGCTGCTCCACGAGGATTTCGTCTTCTACTTCGATGAGGAGGATGTGGGAGGAGATATCCCCTCCAGCTGGGGCTATCAGGACGAGATCGACGCCACCGAAAACCTGTTCGAGAAAGCCCAGGCCTTCAACATCACCCTCGATCTGATCATCCCCGGTGATTACACCGACCCCGAAGAGGGTGAGGACGAGATGTGGGTCTATGACGTGGCCTACGATCTGCGCGTCCGCATCGATGACACCACCTACCTGGCCCAGGCCACCGCCAACTACAACTGTGTCGTCGACGGTACCGTCGACTCCGGCGCCGACCGCTGGCGCTTCCTCCAGTGGTACGACATCGTCCCCAATACCTGAAAAACTGGAGCGGGACCCCGTGCGGGGTCCCGTTTTCTGTGAGGCGCTTCCCGTACCGGCTCGGGGAGGGATGCGCTCCCCGCTTTCTCCAGCCTTTCCAAGGCCCGCCCTGAAGCTCGGCACAGCCTGGGCGACAGGCCCCCGGGGGATGATACAACTCTTCCCGCCTCTCCCCGATACCGGCATTGCGTTGCCGCTCGTAAGGCCAGCCGGACCAGGCGCGCCGGTTGCCGCGGCGGCCCGACCAGGGCCGCCGCGAATGCAAGCGGCGTGACGGGGCCGGCGGAAGGGCGGCGTCCGCACCCGGAAACCGATTTGCTAAACGAAGCCCCCCGCCGGGGGGCTTCGTTAAAGTGGAACTGCGCCACCTCAGACGGCGCTGGGCAGGCGCGAGGGGGTGAAAACGGGTTCACCGTCGACGTAGTCGATCTCGACCAGGTCACCCTCCTTGACGTTGCCGTGGAGCATCTCGTCGGCCAGGGGATCCTCGATCAGGCGCTGGATGGCCCGCTGGATCGGCCGGGCGCCGTACTTGGGATCGTAGCCGTCGGCGATGATCTGCTCGACCATGGCCGGGTTGAAGTCCAGGGCGATGGCCTGCTCGGCCAAGCGCAGCTTGATACGCTTGAGCTGCAACTGGACGATCTCGCGCAGGTCGTCCCTGGAGAGGGAGTGGAAGACCACGGTCTCGTCGAGGCGGTTGAGGAACTCGGGGTTGAACAACCGCTTGACCTCTTCCATGACCTTGGAACGCATGGCGAAGAAATCGCTCTCGGCGTTCTCGCCGCCGAAGCCGATGCGGTTGATGTCCTTGATGTCCTTGGTGCCCAGGTTGGAGGTCAGGATGACCACGGTGTTGCGGAAGTTGACGGTGCGGCCGAAGGAGTCGGTCAGCCGACCTTCGTCGAGGACCTGGAGCAACAGGCTGAAGACGTCGGGATGGGCCTTCTCGATCTCGTCGAGAAGCACCACGGAGTAGGGCTTGCGACGGACGCGCTCGGTGAGCTGGCCGCCCTCGTCGTAGCCAACGTAGCCCGGCGGAGCGCCGATCAGCCGGCTGACGGCGAATTTTTCCATATACTCGCTCATGTCGGCGCGCACGATGGCGTTCTCGTCGTCGAAGAGGAACTCGGCCAGCGCCTTGGCCAGCTCGGTCTTGCCGACCCCGGTGGGTCCGAGGAACAGGAAGCTGCCGATGGGTTTGGCGGCGTCGCGGACACCGGCGCGGGAGCGCCGGATGGCCCGGGTGACGGCGTTGATCGCCTCGTCCTGGGCCACGACGCGCTTGTGCAGCTCCTCCTCCATCCGCAGCAGCTTGGCCTGCTCGCTCTCGGCCATCCGGTTGAGCCTGATGCCCGTCCAGCGGCTGACGGTCTCCATCACCGCGTCGACGTCCACCACACCGCGCTTCTCCTCGAGGGAGTTCTCCCAGCGACGCCGGGTCAGGGCCAGGTTGCGGTCGATGCGGTCCAGCTCCTGGGCCCGCTGGCGCAGGGCCTCGGAGTAGCCCTCGCCGGGCTCGGGGCTGGTGTCGAGGAGCTCGGCACGTTCCTCTTCCAGCTCGCGCAGCTCGGGTGGCGGGGTCAAACAGGCCAGGTGGACCTTGCTGGCGGCCTCGTCGATGACGTCGATGGCCTTGTCGGGCAGTTGACGGTCGGAGATGTAGCGGTCGGAGAGCCGCACCGCGGTTTCGACGGCCTCGTCGGTGATATCGACGTTGTGGAACTCCTCGTAGCGGTCGCGCAGGCCCTGGAGGATCTTGATGGTCTCGTTGATGGTCGGCGGATCGACGAGGATACTCTGGAAGCGCCGTTCCAGGGCGCCGTTCTTCTCGATGTACTTGCGGTACTCGTCGAGGGTCGTCGAGCCGATGCACTGGACTTCGCCCCGCGCCAGGGCGGGTTTGAGCATGTTGCTGGCGTCGAGGGCGCCTTCGGCCCCGCCGGCGCCTACGAGGGTGTGCAGCTCGTCGATGAACAGGATGACGTCCTTGGAGTCGCGCAGCTCGCGGATGATCGCCTGCAAACGCTCCTCGAACTGACCCCGGTACTTGGTTCCGGCGACGACGGCCCCCAGATCCAACTGGATCAGCCGTTTGTCGGAGAGGGTCAGCGGGATCTGTCCGTCGGCGATCCGCTGGGCCAGACCCTCGACGATGGCCGTCTTGCCGACGCCGGGAGGGCCGATAAGAACGGGGTTGTTCTTCTTGCGTCGGGAGAGGATCTGCACCACGCGCTCGGTCTCGTTCTCGCGGCCGATGACGGGATCGATCTTGCCCTTGCGGGCCTGGACGGTCAGGTCGTTGCCGAACTCGGCCAGCATCGACTCCTCGCCCTTCTTGGACTTGGTCTGGGTCCGGCTGCGGCGCTGGGAAGGGCCTTCGGAACGCCGGCTCTCCTCGAGCATGTTGACCAGCTCGCTTTTGACCAGCTCGGGCTCGTAGCCCAGATGGCTGAGCACGTTTGAGGCCACCCCCTCCTTGACCTGCATCAGGCCCAGCAGGAGATGCTCGGTGCCGATGTAGTTGTAGCCCAGCTCCCCGGCGACGAGGACCGCCTGCTCGAGGACCTGCTTGGCGTGCTGGGTGAAGGGGATTTTCTCGTCGGCGGTGACTTCGTGCTCGTCCTCACTCTTGAGACGCTCCAGCTCGGCGCGGATGGCCGCCGAGCGCAGTCCCAGCTTGTTCAGAACGTAGGCGGCCACCCCGTCGGATTCCTCGACCAGCGACAGCAGCAGATGTTCGGTGCCCAGGTGCTCCTGGCCCATCTGCTTGGCGACGTCGCGGGCGAAGAGGATCACCTTGCGCGCCCGGGGTGTAAACTTGTCCAACATAAAGCGTTACCTCGCGGGTTGCCCTCCGCTGCCTGGGTTGTCTTCTCGGCGATGCGACAGGGTGGGTGGATGGGTAGGCCCGGCTCCGTCAGGCGGCGCTTACGGCCGCGGCTTCCGCACCGGGTCGTGATCAGGTCAACCCCCGCCGGTTGAGCCCCACCTCTCGGCTTAGCGCCTCTCGGCGACGGCCTCCCGGAACCGCCGTCGGTGAAGCGTGGTTGAATTCACTTACGCAGCCTGGTCGGAGAAGGTTTCTTCGCCGGTATCATAAAATGCATTTCTCAATCGATATAATCCATAATACTGACAATATCTATCATTATTAACAGCTACTAATTGTCTTGATAGTATCACAACAGCATCTAAAGTGCCTTCTAAATAATCGACGAGTCAGTCCGTCGACCTGTTAGCGTGCACCGACGCTATGCTTAGTATAGCACGGAAGATGTGTTCTGCCCAGGGCCTAGGGGGCGATAGCCGCCAGCAGCTCCGCCCGCCAGACCGCCGGCTCCATACCCGTGCGCTG
It includes:
- a CDS encoding ethanolamine utilization protein EutN translates to MDLVIVTGNVVSTAKDEALVGFKLLLCRPADAAGQAVGPELVCVDAVGAGVGELCYIARGSSARQTETTRNRPVDAVICGIVDAVESDGRVVYRKHGAPDPASGSKGDE
- a CDS encoding ethanolamine utilization protein EutN, encoding MILARVVGSVHCSLKHPALGGYRLLRVIPQSDDDGKGAELIAVDTVGAGPGDLILVQSEGNSARQLLGREDIPTRQVIVGVVDSVWRSTDN
- a CDS encoding methyltransferase domain-containing protein is translated as MTSNENSLGKLISSSDPRPWVEADNIPWDEPEFSRRILAEHLSQDHDQASRRLETLERHVDWIHSHLLAGRATRILDLGCGPGLYAERLAILGHRVHGIDFGPASIEYAKNKAETLDLDCDYVPGDLRTTDYGSGYGLAMQVYGELNVFRPADLSLILDKAVAAVEPGGYVLFELTDPELLIELGTKEDTWYKSTDGVFADGPHLVLTERFYDEAARVTTLRYIVIDARTGEPSVYGQSLAVIHPAQIGALLLERGLGEFTVYDGLGGPAVHHDAELNHEQYAVSARKPSG
- a CDS encoding (d)CMP kinase encodes the protein MNVENDQGRALPEELLAALEAVLFAADEPLPVRRLVRALERYLRRDVEAGLRELQRRCHHDERGVELLELGGGWQLFSKRPFVRAIERALTGRTRSKARLSNAALETLAIVAYRQPVTRGEIESIRGVDCSGTLASLSEHGLIEVVGRADSAGRPNLYGTTEDFLNYFGLRHLGELPPPEQELLELEGDERVVLAIDGPAGSGKSTVARLAATRLDLVYIDTGAFYRALTWAALERGIDLDDPAALVELAREARLELGVEDGVARLKLDGKAVGAEIRTPRVTTTIKQLADLPPIRDLVNSRIRQLAAGLSRGVVAEGRDIGSLLFPDTPYKIYLTASVGERARRRLEDHKARGEAVSLPELEQQIIDRDRADTTRDYGALRELPEAARIDTTGLNIQEVVEAVVAVVEERRAATEQAADEADADEPAPDDASA
- a CDS encoding arsenate reductase ArsC — encoded protein: MTRVLFLCTGNSARSQMAQALLRELGAETYEVDSAGTRPAERVHPLAVAEMADRGIDITAARPRHLDDLPDLDYDLVITVCDRAREECPYLPGARMLHWGFPDPAAAEGDEAERRRVFKRVAADIERRLRHFLDEAGN
- the rfbD gene encoding dTDP-4-dehydrorhamnose reductase, which encodes MRIAVTGPDGLLGSELMDCLESSGHQALPLAEADVDVTDATALRRKLVELKPETVYHLAAYTHVDSAEEDVDRVFAVNAFGTYNLCRAAVAVGCRVIYLSTDYVFDGRTERPYRPDDEPRPLNVYGMSKLAGEFFTRAYAPSWQIVRSSSLYGPRGEGFPVKLCRRAAGGTELRVVRDQFSSPTYAPELARALVELGQHADDGIYHLTNTGVVSWYDFARRIVELLGLPNSVVGVSSSEFAAAARRPARSELDTSASRELGVELRPWQTALEDYLRLRSDQLRELAAGGGKQ
- a CDS encoding AAA domain-containing protein; this encodes MLDKFTPRARKVILFARDVAKQMGQEHLGTEHLLLSLVEESDGVAAYVLNKLGLRSAAIRAELERLKSEDEHEVTADEKIPFTQHAKQVLEQAVLVAGELGYNYIGTEHLLLGLMQVKEGVASNVLSHLGYEPELVKSELVNMLEESRRSEGPSQRRSRTQTKSKKGEESMLAEFGNDLTVQARKGKIDPVIGRENETERVVQILSRRKKNNPVLIGPPGVGKTAIVEGLAQRIADGQIPLTLSDKRLIQLDLGAVVAGTKYRGQFEERLQAIIRELRDSKDVILFIDELHTLVGAGGAEGALDASNMLKPALARGEVQCIGSTTLDEYRKYIEKNGALERRFQSILVDPPTINETIKILQGLRDRYEEFHNVDITDEAVETAVRLSDRYISDRQLPDKAIDVIDEAASKVHLACLTPPPELRELEEERAELLDTSPEPGEGYSEALRQRAQELDRIDRNLALTRRRWENSLEEKRGVVDVDAVMETVSRWTGIRLNRMAESEQAKLLRMEEELHKRVVAQDEAINAVTRAIRRSRAGVRDAAKPIGSFLFLGPTGVGKTELAKALAEFLFDDENAIVRADMSEYMEKFAVSRLIGAPPGYVGYDEGGQLTERVRRKPYSVVLLDEIEKAHPDVFSLLLQVLDEGRLTDSFGRTVNFRNTVVILTSNLGTKDIKDINRIGFGGENAESDFFAMRSKVMEEVKRLFNPEFLNRLDETVVFHSLSRDDLREIVQLQLKRIKLRLAEQAIALDFNPAMVEQIIADGYDPKYGARPIQRAIQRLIEDPLADEMLHGNVKEGDLVEIDYVDGEPVFTPSRLPSAV